In the genome of Cynocephalus volans isolate mCynVol1 chromosome 15, mCynVol1.pri, whole genome shotgun sequence, one region contains:
- the BHLHE22 gene encoding class E basic helix-loop-helix protein 22, giving the protein MERGLHLGAAAAGEDDLFLHKSLSASTAKRLEAAFRSTPPGMDLSLAPLPRERPASSSSSPLGCFEPADPEGAGLLLPPPGGGGGGVAGSGGGVGVPGLLVGSAGVGGDPSLSSLPAGAALCLKYGESASRGSVAESSGGEQSPDDDSDGRCELVLRAGGADSRASPGAGGSGPKAAEGCSNAHLHGGTNVPPGGPGGGGGGSGGGGGSSGGGSGGGSSSSSKKSKEQKALRLNINARERRRMHDLNDALDELRAVIPYAHSPSVRKLSKIATLLLAKNYILMQAQALEEMRRLVAYLNQGQAISAASLPSSAAAAAAAAALHPALGAYEQAAGYPFSAGLPPAASCPEKCALFNSVSSSLCKQCTEKP; this is encoded by the coding sequence ATGGAGCGCGGGCTGCACCTCGGCGCGGCGGCCGCGGGCGAAGACGACCTCTTCCTGCACAAAAGCCTGAGCGCCTCCACCGCCAAGCGCTTGGAGGCGGCTTTCCGCTCCACGCCCCCGGGCATGGACCTGTCCCTGGCGCCGCTGCCTCGGGAACGCCCGGCGTCCTCCTCCTCGTCGCCCCTGGGCTGCTTCGAGCCGGCTGACCCCGAGggggcagggctgctgctgccgccgcctgGGGGAGGTGGCGGCGGCGTCGCGGGAAGTGGCGGCGGGGTGGGTGTCCCCGGGCTGCTCGTGGGCTCAGCCGGCGTTGGGGGCGACCCTAGCCTAAGCAGCCTGCCGGCCGGGGCCGCCCTATGCCTCAAATACGGCGAGAGCGCGAGCCGAGGCTCGGTGGCCGAGAGCAGCGGCGGCGAGCAGAGCCCCGACGACGACAGCGACGGTCGCTGCGAGCTAGTGCTGCGGGCCGGAGGCGCCGACTCACGAGCCTCCCCGGGCGCGGGAGGCAGCGGTCCCAAGGCGGCCGAGGGCTGCTCCAACGCCCACCTCCACGGCGGCACCAACGTCCCCCCGGGGggccccggcggcggcggcgggggtaGCGGTGGCGGCGGGGGTAGCAGCGGCGGtggcagcggcggcggcagcagcagcagcagcaaaaaaTCCAAAGAGCAAAAGGCGCTGCGGCTCAACATCAACGCCCGGGAGCGCCGGCGGATGCACGACCTGAACGACGCGCTGGACGAGCTGCGCGCGGTGATCCCCTACGCGCACAGCCCCTCGGTGCGGAAGCTCTCCAAGATCGCCACGCTGCTGCTCGCCAAGAACTACATCCTCATGCAGGCGCAGGCCCTGGAGGAGATGCGGCGCCTCGTCGCCTACCTCAACCAGGGCCAGGCCATCTCGGCCGCCTCCCTTCCCAgctcggcggcggcggcggcggcggccgctgCCCTGCACCCAGCGCTCGGCGCCTACGAGCAGGCGGCCGGCTACCCCTTCAGCGCCGGGCTGCCCCCGGCCGCCTCCTGTCCGGAGAAGTGCGCCCTGTTCAACAGCGTGTCCTCCAGCCTCTGCAAACAGTGCACGGAGAAGCCTTAA